The DNA window AGGAAGAACAGCAGTCCGTATTCCATTCCGAGGATTGAAATTTTAATGGAAGGCGGCAGGATTCCGATCAGGAAAATAAATAAAGCTTTATGAAATGGATTTTTAAGGATGAGATGGGATAAAAATAAGGTTCCTACCGTGAAGAGGACGGAGTTAACAATCAGCAATGGTTCTATGAAATGTTCTTTTCCAAATACCAGATTGAACAGATACGAAACAAATACATACAGATGGGTAGTGGAAGCCGATATTTTCGTAGCCCCATTAAAACCGATCACTCCGTAATCCATCAGGTTCTGGGCTACCCTCCAGGTAATAAAAGCATCTTCCTGAATATAGTGAGTAAGAAGAAAAATCAACTTGAACAGCACTGTAAAAAGTACAGCAAAAAAAGGAAGTTTGGGATGGTTAATTCCTGTCATCATGTATTTATGTTGCACAAATATAATCCTAAAATTTTTGAATCCCATAACAAAAAAACGGAACCGAAGTTCCGTTTTAAAGTTTTTACTGAGTCGCCTTGATGATGGCGTTGGTAATTTGCGATTCTTTCTCTTTAGAATAGGTGGAATCAAAAGGTTCCATTATGTCAAACAGATACTGGTAGAAAGGCGTGATCTTCTGTACGTTCTCAGACTCCGACATAGCTTTCTCCTTGCCCATCTGCTGGAGATCCTTGATGAAGACATTGAATTTCTTGTCAATCGGTTCAATTGATTTCACCAGGTAAGCATAGGCTTTGTCTTTCTGTCCGAGCTTTTCATAAGCATCGGTCACTGCTGAAACAACAAGCGAATACTCCATCGGTTTTGCCCTCATCTGCCTCCTGACATAAATCTGATCGGTTTTATTAAGGCTCAGGTAATAATCATATTCGCTGAAAATCCCTTTCTTAAGGATTTCTGCCAGCTGAAGTCCTTTCTGCTCCTGTCCGGCAACGATGTATCCGTATACCATAGAACTTAAAGAACGCGGGTCATTGTATTTTTCAGCAGGAATTTCTCTTGCAGCAAGATCAAGAAGTTCGATGGCCTTCCCTTTCTCTCCCATCGTTGCCAGTGCAGCTGCCGCTCTGCTCGCCGAACCTCTGTAACTGATAATATTGGATGTTGCCGTTTCATCGAAATGGGCATTCAGATCCTTAAAGTTCCCCCATCGGAAGTTTTTCACTACATTATATAATGAATTGGCATCTACCCTTCCCATATTACCGTCAGCCGTCGGCGGCGTATGGATCGGTACCAGTCGGTAGCTGAATCCGTCAAACTGAAGGTATTCGTCCAGGTAAAACACATTTTCGCTGTCGTAAATTCCTCCTGAAGAAAAGTTGATCGGCCTTTTCCAGTCGAAATTCGCCAGGATGTCCATCATAATCAGGTTATTCTTATAGAGGGTATTTGCTTTATAGGTAACCATGATCTGGTTAACGGTACTGCCAAGGTCAGAAGCATTGATGATTCCTGCTCTTACAGCATTGTCCTTATTCACCGGGAGGATGAATTTGTGCACCGGCAGGATATTGTATTTTTCATATTTTTCCTCTCCAAAGTACAGCTTCAGCAGCTCATCTTTGGCCGGAGATTTATATTTGATGAACCTCATGGCATCTTTCAGGGTCATGGAATCCTGAACCAGGTATTTCCTGAATTCTGCAAAAGTGGATTCTGCGCCCTGCTCTTTCGCCATAGAGAATAGTCCCTGCCAGTCTTCTTTCTTCATCATGTAGATCTGGTCGTTCACTCCGTCCCTGTAATCATCATGGGTCAGCTGGCTCGGAATAGGCTCTGCATTATATGTCTTTCTTTTGATCTGGTCGATATTCCACGGTGTGGATGCCAGGGTGAAGTTAACTACTTTTACATCATCCCTGAACCTTTGTGTTTCCTGAATGGCCCAAACCGGATAGGTATCATTATCTCCGTATACGAACAGGATATCTTCTTTCGGTAATGATTTCAGTACTGAATAGGCATAATCGTATGCGGTATACCGGTTGCTCCTGTCGTGAACATTATAGTTCTGGAAGCCCATCATAAAAGGGACTCCAAGCAATACAACCCCTGCCGCAATATTGGCCGCATTGGATTTAACCTTAGATTGAAGGAACCATAAAATAGCACCTGCTCCCAGTCCGATCCAGAGGGCAAAAGCATAGAAGGAACCGACCATTGCATAATCTCTTTCTCTCGGTTCAAAAGGCTTTACACCGGTGTAGAATACGATCCCGACACTGGTCAGGATGAACAGCGACAATAAAGCATAGAACCTTCCGAAATCTTTATTCAACTGGAAGAAGAAGCCGATCAGTCCTAAGATCAATGGCAGGAAGAAGAATTTCACCGTGCTTTCATTCTTGAATTTTGCCGGCATCTTATCCTGGTTTCCCCATAACGCATTATCAATGAAAGAGAACCCTGAAATCCAATTGCCTTTGGTATTCTCCATATTTCCTTCAAGATCATTCTGACGGCCTACGAAGTTCCACATCAGGTAACGGATAAAGTAATAGCTGTTCTGGAAGCTGATGAAATAATCCATATTCTGTGCAAATGAAGGCTTCTGAACGTTGATCAGGTTGTAAGGCTTCACTTTGAGATAATCTGAAGCGGTGATCGACCTGTCCTCATATTTCTTTCTCAGCTCTTCAAAAATTTGCTTGGCTTCAGGGCTGTTGGCCACATCTTCATTGTCATAATTGAAGGTAAAATCAGGAGCACCATACATCGAAATATAATTGGCCATCACATCTTTGTCTTCGCTGAACATTCTCGGCATCAGGCTGACCTGTGATTTGCTGAATACATAGTTAAAACGGTCTCCGGTTTTTCTGTAGGTACCGGTCTTTTCGTCCTTTTCATAAATTTCCCCGGTCTTGGTCGTTTTGAAACTTCCGTCTTCATTCTTTTCAATTCCGTTGGCATCAAGGAAAGCGGTATAGTTCTGCCCGTAGAACGTTGGCCAGTCACCGTACTGCACCCTGTTGTAATAATCCAGCATACCGATCGCCGTATCCGGGTCATTCAGGTTCATTGGCGGATTGGCATTTGCACGGATCGGGATAACCATCCAGCACGAAAAACCGATCAGCATGAATACAATCGATAGTGCTGCAGTCTGATAGATCTTCTTCTGAATCTTCCTTGCATACTTAAGTAATAAATAGCAAAGCACCACAGTTATGATAAACGCGGCGATGGTACCTGAATGGAACGGCAGCCCCAGTCCGTTGACAAAGAATATTTCCAGCTTCCCGAACATGGTCATGATCAGCGGGAAGATAATTTTAAATACAAGGGCAAGGATCACCAGGGTGATAACGTTCGCCCAGATGAAGTTTTTCCACGTGAATGTATAATTCCTGGCGTAATAAACCAGGCATACAGCAGGCAGCGCGAGCATACACATCATGTGTACGCCTACGGACAGACCCAGGATGAAGAAAATCAGGATGATCCATCTTTCATTTCCCGGCTCTTTATATTCATTTTCCCATTTGGTAATGAGCCAGACCAGCAAGGCAATAAACATGGAAGCCATGGAGTATACTTCCCCTTCCACGGCAGAAAACCAAAAGGTATCTGAAAAGGTAAAGCATAAAGCCCCAATGGCTCCTGCAAATAAAATAGATATTTCCTGATGCCTGGTTACTTCTTCAAAATCCTTATTCAGCAACCTTCTGAGGAAATGCGTAATGGTCCAGAACAGGAACAGGATAGTAAGCCCACTGAACAGGGCAGACATGGCATTGATGACGATCGAATAATTTTCGCCATTCCCGAATGCAAACATGGCTGCAACCGCACCTACAATCTGAAACAAAGCCGCTCCGGGAGCGTGGGTAACTTCAAGTTTTACGGCAGAGGAAATATACTCGCCGCAATCCCAGAAGCTGAAATTGGGTTCTATGGTTGAGAGATAGGTGAAAAATGCAATAAAGAAAATGATCCATCCCGAGACGGTATTCCATTGCCTAAAGGTCCAGTTTTTCATAGTAGTAATATCAATTACGCGAAAATAACGCTTTTATATGATTTTATATTCTTTTTAACAAAATTTAAAAATTTGGCTCGCTTTTTGAAAACTCTCATCTTTGATGACAGCTGTAAAAATAAATTTTATCTCCTGCACGCTGAGAAATCAAACAAAAGTTTAGAAATTATTTATTTTTTTGTATTTTTGCCGTCAGATTTTTATTGAAAATAACACACTAATGAGCAATGTTTACGATAATATCCTTGGCCTGGTAGGAAATACTCCTATGGTGAAGCTAAATACTGTTACTAAAGATATTCCTGCAACCGTTTATGCCAAGTTAGAGTCATATAATCCTGGACATTCCACTAAAGATAGAATTGCGCTTCATATTATAGACAACGCCGAGAGAAAAGGTTTATTGAAAGAAGGTTCTGTAGTTGTAGAAACCACTTCCGGAAATACAGGGTTCTCTCTTGCCATGGTATGCATCATCAAAGGATATAAATGCATCCTCGCAGTAAGCGATAAAACCAAGCCTGAAAAGATTGCCTATCTGAAGGCTCTGGGCGCTACCGTTTATGTATGCCCGGCCAATGTTCCGGCTAATGATCCGCGTTCCTACTATGAAGTAGCTAAAAGGATAGCCGCAGAAACACCGAATTCAGTTTATATTAACCAATACTTCAATGAACTGAATATTGATGCACACTACCAGACCACCGGACCGGAAATATGGGAACAGACCCAGGGAAAAATCACCCATCTTTTTGCATGTACAGGAACCGGAGGAACCCTATCGGGGTCCGCTAAATTTTTAAAGGAAAAGAATCCGGATATCAAAATCATCGGAGTAGATGCCGACGGTTCTATTCTTAAAAGCTATCACGAAACCGGAGAAATCCATAAAGAAGATGTACATCCGTACCAGATTGAAGGTATGGGAAAAAACCTGATCCCTTCTGCCCTTCTCTTTGATAAAGTAGATGAGTTCGTACGGGTAAATGATGAAATGTCTGCCTACAGAACAAGGGAGATTGCCTTAAAAGAGGCCATAATGGGCGGATATACTACCGGAGCGGTTACACAGGCCCTCATCCAGTATGCACAATCTCACCAGTTTGCTGAAAATGACCTTGTGGTACTGATCTATCCTGACCACGGCTCAAGGTATATCACTAAAGTATACAGTGACAAATGGATGGCTGAACAAGGATTCATCAACAACTGTGTTCACAACTATGATGAAGTTTTCAAGACAGAATTCATTAAGTAATAAAACAACCACGATACAAATCAGGCCTTTTGATTATAAAAGGCTTTTTTAATTAAAAAAATATTATTGAAATGTTGGATATTTTTGAAAGAATAAAACAAAATCCTGGTCCTTTAGGACAATTTGCCGATTACGCTGAAGGATATTTTGTTTTTCCCAAGCTGGAAGGTCCTATCGGTCCGAGAATGAAATTTCAGGGTAAAGATGTTATCTTCTGGAGTGCCAATGATTATCTGGGACTCTGCAACCATCCGGAAGTTCTGGAAGCTGACGCCAAAGCTGCGGCAGAGTACGGAATGTTCTATCCGATGGGAGCCAGAGCCATGTCCGGAGAAACAGAACAGCACCAGCAGCTGGAAAAAGAACTGGCAGAGTTCACCCAGAAGGAAGCGGCTTATCTGCTTAACTTCGGGTATCAGGGAATGGTTTCCACTATTGATGCTCTGGTGACGAGACACGACGTTATTGTATACGATGCAGATTCACATGCGTGTATCGTGGATGGTGTACGCCTGCACATGGGAAAAAGTTTTACTTTCAAACATAATGATATTGCCAGTCTAGAAAAGAACCTGGAGCGTGCTACTAAGGTAGCGGAAGAAAACGGAGGCGGAATCCTGGTCATTACGGAAGGCGTTTTCGGAATGCGCGGAATGCAGGGGAAACTGAAAGAGATATGTGATCTCAAGTCAAAATTCAACTTCAGGTTATTGGTAGATGACGCACACGGATTCGGGACTTTGGGTAAAACCGGTGCAGGAGCAGGTGAAGAACAAGGCTGCCAGGACCAGATCGATGTCTATTTTTCTACATTTGCCAAATCTATGGCCGGTTTCGGAGCATTTATCTCCGGGAATGAAAATATCATCCGATACCTGAGATACAACCTTCGCTCCCAGATTTTTGCCAAATCCCTTACCATGCCAATGGTTATCGGCGGACTGAAAAGACTCGAACTGTTAAGGACCCGTCCTGAAATCAAAAATAAATTATGGGAAAATGTCCGTAAACTTCAGAACGGACTTAAAGAGAGAGGATACAACCTAGGAAATACGAATACCTGCGTAACGCCTGTTTTCATTCAGGGAACCACCATTGAGGCTACCCTTCTGGCTAAAGACTTACGTGAGAATTATGGTATTTTCACTTCTGTAGTCGTTTATCCGGTAATTCCTAAAGGCATGATCCTGTTGAGATTAATCCCAACCGCTTCCCATACTGACTCCGAAATCAACGAGACATTAGAGGCATTTGACGGAATCAGGGAAAAATTAACGTCCGGTCACTACAGGGAAATGGAAAAACAGATGGATATCGAATATAAACAGATGTAGATTGCATTATCCATTAAAAATATACTGCCGCTGAAGTTTTTCAGCGGTTTTTTATTTCTTTAAGGTTTAAATTTTAAATAATTAGCAATTCCAAAATTTTAACTTTTTTTAACTCAATATCGCCGGATATGATCGTAATCATGTTATATTCTGTTAAAAATTAGGCTCTTAACATTAGTAAGGGTACATTTGCTGGCATAATTTCAGAACCTACAATTATGAAACAACCCTTAAAGTACTTAAGAATTGTAATTTTGAGTTTAGTGTTAAGTTTAACTTCTACAGTGAGCCAGGCGCAGACCCATAAATACTTAGAAAAGAACAGAGCCATCGCTTCTGAACTTTCTGCAAAATACGGAATCCCGGCAGCCGTCATTCTTTCTGTAGCATTCGTTGAAACCGGTGGCGGTACCAGTAAAAGTTCTACCGTATACAACAACCACTTCGGCATCGTTGGAAAAAACAACTCTCATTCCAAATACAGAAGCTTTTCCTCAGTCAGAGAATCTTACGAAGCTTTTTGCCAACTCATCATTAAAAAAGATTATTATTCAGCCCTGAAAGGCAGCTTAGACTTCTCAAAATGGATCAAAGCCATTGCTTCAGCAGGATATTCCACACGCCCCGCGGAATGGATGCGAAGAATTAACCTGATTATTTCAAAATACAAGCTCGCAGATCAGTAAATCAATGAATACAGACTATCAATAAGCCCCATCACCGGGGCTTATTTTTTTGGATTGCTATTGTAGGGATTAAATTATCTGATTAAATTAGCTAAAAATTTCCTGGAGCTTTATGAATGCAAACAGAAATTGGAGGGTAGTCGTTTTACTCACCTTATGCTTTGTTATTTACTTCCTTACCTCGATAGCCATTTCTGTTTTGGATGTACACTGGAAACCATTACAGAATGTAAACCTGATATCGGAAGTCATCAATCCTGATAAAATAAAGGACAGAAATCTGTCACACGACAGCCTGGCGAATCCTAAGCTGCAACAGGCAAACAGGGAAAAAGATTTTGAGCTCTACGAGAAAGCTGATCTGATCACCGATTTTTCCAAGGGAGACAGCCTGACTGCATTGCCACATCTGGCAGAGAAGCTGTACCAGCTGAAAAAGACCGGAAAAGGAAAAATAAGGATTGCCTATTTCGGGGACAGCATGATCGAAGGGGATTTGCTGACACGTACATTAAGGAAACTGCTTCAGAAGGAATTCGGAGGCAGCGGCGTAGGCTTCCTCCCGATTCAGAGCAAGGTAGCTCCGGTACGGGAATCTGCTGAGATTAAAGCATCCGGCTGGAAAACAGTCAACTTTATGGATAAGAGTGCCCATAATATGTACATATCCGGCTTCAGCTTTACAGGACCGGGAAGTACCCATTTCACCGATAAAACTTTACAGAAAGGTATTATTACCAATAAATATTTTATTTTCGGACGCGCTTCCGGCGGAGCCGCAATCAATTATGACGGCAGCAATATTCCCCTGACCGGACCTGGATTGGTTAACAGACAGCTGATGGCTAAAGATACCCTGCAGTCTTACACACTTAAAAGCGGCAATTCACAGGTGCCTTGTTATGGGGTAAGCTTTGAATCGGATAACGGTATTTTTGTAGACAATTTTTCGTTCCGCGGAATTACAGGGGTAGAATTCAAGAAAATAGATGAAGATTTTTTAAAGGCTGTACAGCAGGAAAATAAATATGACCTTATTGTGATGCAATATGGCGTGAACCTTCTTTTCAGGCCAAATGATACGGATTATTCCTATTATGCCAAAATTATGACGCCCAACCTGGTAAAGTTCAAAAGTGCATTTTCAGGAAGTGATATCCTGATGGTCAGTACTGCTGACCGTGCTTTCCGGTACAATGGCGAATACCAGTCTGCAAAAGGGATCCATCAACTGGTACAGACCCAGGCTCAGATGGCATTTGATAACGGGCTTTGCTTCTTTAACCTTTTCAAAACCATGGGAGGTGACAACTCCATTGTTCAATGGGCTTCAGCTGACCCGCCGCTTGCCAATAAGGATTATGTGCATCCCAACGGTAAAGGAGCAGACATCCTCGCAGAAAAACTATACCGTGTTATGATGAAAGATTACCATAATTATACTTCTAAAAAAAGAACTGTACAATGAACCGGGTACAAGATCTCCTCTCTACTTTCGACTGGAAAATGTTTTTACACCAGTTCGTATACGACAGCAAAAACCCCTTGCTCTTCAACAATGGGTTCTTTGTGTACTTCTTTACGCTATTCATCATTCTTTTCTATATTTTAAGGAACCATTATACCGCCAGAAGGTATGTTTTTACATTCTTTTCCCTCTACTTCTTCTATAAGGCCAGCGGATGGTTCGTAGGACTGGTGATTGTTTCGGCCATTGTCAATTATGCGCTATCCAATGTCATCTTTCACAGCCGGAAGAAAGGCTGGAAAACCATGCTCCTGGTCCTGAGTGTCATCTTCAATCTTGGACTGCTGTTTTATTATAAGTACACCAATTTCTTTATTACACTCTATAATGAATTCACCAATGCTAATGTCCACCCGCTGAACATCCTGCTGCCGATAGGGATTTCTTTTTTCACGTTTGAAAATTTAAGCTATACCATAGATGTGTACCGGGGAGATTTCAAGCCGGCAAAAAAATTTACGGATTACCTGCTCTTCCTTTCCTTCTTTCCTAAGCTGATGATGGGACCTATCGTGCGTGCCCACGATTTTGTGCCACAGATCAGCCAGCCGTATTACCTGTCTGAAAGGGATTTTGCCATGGGTTTTTACCTGATTATTTCAGGGCTGATCAAAAAACTTATTATTTCCGATTATATTACGCTGAATCTCGTCAACTATATCTTTGATAACCCTGCCCTGCACGTGGGCCTGGAAAACCTGTTTGCCGTATACGGTTATGCGATGGTGATTTACTGCGACTTCAGCGGTTACAGTGATATTGCGATCGGGATTGCCTTATGGCTGGGAGTTAAAATTCCGGCCAATTTCAGGTCGCCGTACCAGAGTAAGAATATTACCGAATTCTGGCGCAGATGGCATATTTCATTGTCTTCCTGGCTGAAGGATTACCTGTATATTCCTTTGGGCGGAAACCGGAAATTTTCCATCGCTTCGTTTATTTTCGTACTGGCATTCCTGTCTGGGACGTATTTCATGTCTGTTAACCTCTTTAAGCTTGCCCCGCTGTATGCCGGCCTGATTACGTTGCTGATGCTCATGATCTTCATCCTTCCGGCTATCATCACAAAAAATACTAAAGGTATTGCTGCGAATTTCAACCTGCTTACGACCATGCTTCTGGGCGGATTCTGGCACGGTGCCAGCTGGAATTTCATCATTTGGGGAGCCATCCACGGAATCGGTTTAGGACTGCATAAAATATGGATGTTGCTTACCGGAAAGTCATTTTCCCGATTCAATAACCATATCGTTTACAGGGTTTTTATGGGAATCATT is part of the Chryseobacterium camelliae genome and encodes:
- a CDS encoding protein O-mannosyl-transferase family codes for the protein MKNWTFRQWNTVSGWIIFFIAFFTYLSTIEPNFSFWDCGEYISSAVKLEVTHAPGAALFQIVGAVAAMFAFGNGENYSIVINAMSALFSGLTILFLFWTITHFLRRLLNKDFEEVTRHQEISILFAGAIGALCFTFSDTFWFSAVEGEVYSMASMFIALLVWLITKWENEYKEPGNERWIILIFFILGLSVGVHMMCMLALPAVCLVYYARNYTFTWKNFIWANVITLVILALVFKIIFPLIMTMFGKLEIFFVNGLGLPFHSGTIAAFIITVVLCYLLLKYARKIQKKIYQTAALSIVFMLIGFSCWMVIPIRANANPPMNLNDPDTAIGMLDYYNRVQYGDWPTFYGQNYTAFLDANGIEKNEDGSFKTTKTGEIYEKDEKTGTYRKTGDRFNYVFSKSQVSLMPRMFSEDKDVMANYISMYGAPDFTFNYDNEDVANSPEAKQIFEELRKKYEDRSITASDYLKVKPYNLINVQKPSFAQNMDYFISFQNSYYFIRYLMWNFVGRQNDLEGNMENTKGNWISGFSFIDNALWGNQDKMPAKFKNESTVKFFFLPLILGLIGFFFQLNKDFGRFYALLSLFILTSVGIVFYTGVKPFEPRERDYAMVGSFYAFALWIGLGAGAILWFLQSKVKSNAANIAAGVVLLGVPFMMGFQNYNVHDRSNRYTAYDYAYSVLKSLPKEDILFVYGDNDTYPVWAIQETQRFRDDVKVVNFTLASTPWNIDQIKRKTYNAEPIPSQLTHDDYRDGVNDQIYMMKKEDWQGLFSMAKEQGAESTFAEFRKYLVQDSMTLKDAMRFIKYKSPAKDELLKLYFGEEKYEKYNILPVHKFILPVNKDNAVRAGIINASDLGSTVNQIMVTYKANTLYKNNLIMMDILANFDWKRPINFSSGGIYDSENVFYLDEYLQFDGFSYRLVPIHTPPTADGNMGRVDANSLYNVVKNFRWGNFKDLNAHFDETATSNIISYRGSASRAAAALATMGEKGKAIELLDLAAREIPAEKYNDPRSLSSMVYGYIVAGQEQKGLQLAEILKKGIFSEYDYYLSLNKTDQIYVRRQMRAKPMEYSLVVSAVTDAYEKLGQKDKAYAYLVKSIEPIDKKFNVFIKDLQQMGKEKAMSESENVQKITPFYQYLFDIMEPFDSTYSKEKESQITNAIIKATQ
- a CDS encoding MBOAT family O-acyltransferase, which translates into the protein MNRVQDLLSTFDWKMFLHQFVYDSKNPLLFNNGFFVYFFTLFIILFYILRNHYTARRYVFTFFSLYFFYKASGWFVGLVIVSAIVNYALSNVIFHSRKKGWKTMLLVLSVIFNLGLLFYYKYTNFFITLYNEFTNANVHPLNILLPIGISFFTFENLSYTIDVYRGDFKPAKKFTDYLLFLSFFPKLMMGPIVRAHDFVPQISQPYYLSERDFAMGFYLIISGLIKKLIISDYITLNLVNYIFDNPALHVGLENLFAVYGYAMVIYCDFSGYSDIAIGIALWLGVKIPANFRSPYQSKNITEFWRRWHISLSSWLKDYLYIPLGGNRKFSIASFIFVLAFLSGTYFMSVNLFKLAPLYAGLITLLMLMIFILPAIITKNTKGIAANFNLLTTMLLGGFWHGASWNFIIWGAIHGIGLGLHKIWMLLTGKSFSRFNNHIVYRVFMGIITFHFVCFGWIFFRAEDFDMAVSMLKQIFFNFDIQAFAPFYENYKGVLGMIVLAMAIHLIPEDTVDKLIARRERFPMIIYIIIFFAFLLLYGYFKSAEQVLPIYLQF
- a CDS encoding aminotransferase class I/II-fold pyridoxal phosphate-dependent enzyme; this encodes MDIFERIKQNPGPLGQFADYAEGYFVFPKLEGPIGPRMKFQGKDVIFWSANDYLGLCNHPEVLEADAKAAAEYGMFYPMGARAMSGETEQHQQLEKELAEFTQKEAAYLLNFGYQGMVSTIDALVTRHDVIVYDADSHACIVDGVRLHMGKSFTFKHNDIASLEKNLERATKVAEENGGGILVITEGVFGMRGMQGKLKEICDLKSKFNFRLLVDDAHGFGTLGKTGAGAGEEQGCQDQIDVYFSTFAKSMAGFGAFISGNENIIRYLRYNLRSQIFAKSLTMPMVIGGLKRLELLRTRPEIKNKLWENVRKLQNGLKERGYNLGNTNTCVTPVFIQGTTIEATLLAKDLRENYGIFTSVVVYPVIPKGMILLRLIPTASHTDSEINETLEAFDGIREKLTSGHYREMEKQMDIEYKQM
- a CDS encoding glucosaminidase domain-containing protein produces the protein MLSLTSTVSQAQTHKYLEKNRAIASELSAKYGIPAAVILSVAFVETGGGTSKSSTVYNNHFGIVGKNNSHSKYRSFSSVRESYEAFCQLIIKKDYYSALKGSLDFSKWIKAIASAGYSTRPAEWMRRINLIISKYKLADQ
- a CDS encoding PLP-dependent cysteine synthase family protein, yielding MSNVYDNILGLVGNTPMVKLNTVTKDIPATVYAKLESYNPGHSTKDRIALHIIDNAERKGLLKEGSVVVETTSGNTGFSLAMVCIIKGYKCILAVSDKTKPEKIAYLKALGATVYVCPANVPANDPRSYYEVAKRIAAETPNSVYINQYFNELNIDAHYQTTGPEIWEQTQGKITHLFACTGTGGTLSGSAKFLKEKNPDIKIIGVDADGSILKSYHETGEIHKEDVHPYQIEGMGKNLIPSALLFDKVDEFVRVNDEMSAYRTREIALKEAIMGGYTTGAVTQALIQYAQSHQFAENDLVVLIYPDHGSRYITKVYSDKWMAEQGFINNCVHNYDEVFKTEFIK